The Arthrobacter sp. NicSoilC5 genome has a window encoding:
- a CDS encoding ATP-binding cassette domain-containing protein — translation MAPSQDASGTIQPAAIAARGWGWRHAGRAKPAVHGLDLDIAPGERVLLLGPSGAGKSTLLHALAGVLGDINDDGEAGDADESGSLLVDGAPPRARRGRAGLMQQDPETQVVLSRVGDDVAFGAENLAVPRDAIWPRVHEALADVGLAHLPLDHPTSALSGGQKQRLALAGILAMRPGLILLDEPTANLDPDGVLEVRDAVARSLDKTGATLVVVEHRVSVWKDLVDRIVVLQPGSAADPAVLLDGPPDRVLTEARSMLAAAGVWVPGYVPATRARAAVPAPGAGSLLLAAEQLGVSRERPRRKGFRKIPPVPVQEGVSAQIRAGQALAITGANGAGKSTFALTLAGLLEPVSGKVSATLDLSRGAGIDPYKWKAEQLISRVGTVFQEPEHQFVTGKVLDELLFGPRHLGHGEDRVEELLERLRLTQLVDANPYTLSGGEKRRLSVATVLAASPQVLILDEPTFGQDANTWAELASFLSELLDAGTAVVAVTHDAEFTEALGGAELRMAVAEAVAP, via the coding sequence ATGGCACCCTCCCAGGACGCCTCCGGCACGATCCAGCCTGCCGCCATCGCCGCCCGCGGCTGGGGATGGCGGCACGCCGGACGGGCCAAGCCCGCCGTCCACGGCCTTGACCTGGACATCGCCCCCGGGGAGCGGGTGCTCCTGCTGGGGCCCTCCGGCGCCGGAAAGTCCACGCTGCTGCACGCCCTTGCCGGCGTCCTGGGAGACATAAACGACGACGGCGAGGCAGGCGACGCCGACGAGTCCGGTTCGCTGCTGGTTGACGGAGCCCCGCCCCGGGCACGGCGCGGCCGCGCCGGTCTCATGCAGCAGGACCCGGAGACCCAGGTGGTCCTGTCGCGGGTGGGGGACGACGTCGCCTTCGGCGCCGAAAACCTTGCGGTGCCCCGCGACGCCATCTGGCCGCGCGTTCACGAGGCACTTGCCGACGTCGGGCTCGCCCACCTCCCGCTGGACCACCCGACGTCGGCCCTCTCCGGCGGCCAAAAGCAGCGCCTGGCGCTGGCGGGCATCCTGGCGATGCGTCCCGGACTGATCCTGCTGGACGAGCCCACCGCCAACCTGGACCCGGACGGCGTGCTGGAGGTCCGCGACGCCGTGGCCCGCTCCCTGGACAAAACCGGGGCGACGCTGGTGGTGGTGGAGCACCGGGTGTCCGTCTGGAAGGACCTCGTGGACCGGATCGTGGTCCTGCAGCCCGGCTCCGCCGCGGATCCTGCAGTGCTCCTGGACGGGCCGCCGGACCGCGTCCTTACGGAGGCGCGGAGCATGCTGGCCGCAGCGGGCGTCTGGGTGCCCGGGTATGTGCCGGCCACACGCGCCCGCGCCGCCGTCCCGGCTCCCGGTGCAGGCAGCCTCCTGCTGGCCGCGGAGCAGCTGGGCGTCTCCCGCGAACGCCCCCGCCGCAAAGGCTTCCGGAAGATCCCGCCGGTCCCGGTCCAGGAAGGCGTGTCCGCGCAGATCCGTGCCGGGCAGGCCCTTGCCATCACCGGCGCCAACGGTGCCGGCAAGTCCACGTTCGCGCTGACCCTCGCAGGGCTGCTTGAGCCGGTGTCCGGAAAAGTGTCCGCGACGCTGGACCTCAGCCGCGGTGCCGGCATCGACCCGTACAAGTGGAAGGCCGAGCAGCTGATTTCGCGGGTGGGCACGGTGTTCCAGGAGCCGGAGCACCAGTTCGTCACCGGAAAGGTGCTTGACGAGCTGCTCTTCGGCCCCCGGCACCTGGGGCACGGCGAGGACCGGGTTGAGGAACTGCTGGAGCGGCTGCGCCTTACCCAGCTGGTGGACGCCAACCCCTATACGCTCTCCGGCGGTGAGAAGCGGCGCTTGTCCGTGGCCACCGTCCTGGCCGCCAGCCCCCAGGTGCTGATCCTGGACGAGCCCACGTTCGGCCAGGACGCCAATACCTGGGCCGAGCTGGCATCGTTCCTGTCCGAGCTCCTTGATGCCGGCACCGCGGTGGTAGCCGTGACCCATGATGCCGAATTCACGGAGGCGCTGGGCGGGGCGGAACTGCGGATGGCCGTGGCGGAAGCGGTGGCGCCATGA
- a CDS encoding ECF transporter S component has product MSTAAIKKTTSKSWRVVDIVVAALVAIAGGVIFWAWDQGAAALSAPMNAAYPPLTGLLAGGWMIPGVLGMLIIRKPGAALFCETVAATGELLMGSQYGASVLFSGFIQGLGAEIIFAIFVYRKFNLPVSLLAGAAAGFFCGLNDSFAPWGWNIAYSGADKLAYIVLTTLSGAILAGALSWLATRGLARTGVLSSFASRKAATEPVFS; this is encoded by the coding sequence ATGAGTACTGCAGCAATCAAGAAGACCACCAGTAAGTCCTGGCGCGTCGTGGACATCGTCGTCGCCGCCCTGGTGGCCATCGCGGGCGGTGTCATCTTCTGGGCATGGGACCAGGGGGCCGCCGCACTGTCCGCCCCCATGAACGCCGCCTACCCGCCCCTGACCGGACTGCTCGCCGGCGGCTGGATGATTCCCGGGGTGCTGGGCATGCTCATCATCCGCAAGCCCGGAGCCGCCCTGTTCTGCGAGACCGTAGCCGCCACCGGCGAACTGCTGATGGGTTCCCAGTACGGCGCCTCGGTCCTGTTTTCGGGTTTCATCCAGGGCCTGGGCGCGGAAATCATTTTCGCGATCTTCGTCTACCGCAAGTTCAACCTGCCTGTATCGCTGCTGGCCGGCGCCGCGGCAGGGTTCTTCTGCGGCCTGAATGACTCGTTTGCCCCGTGGGGCTGGAACATTGCCTACTCCGGCGCGGACAAGCTCGCCTACATCGTGCTGACCACCCTTTCCGGGGCCATCCTGGCGGGCGCTTTGTCCTGGCTTGCCACCCGCGGCCTGGCCCGCACCGGCGTGCTGAGCTCCTTCGCGTCCCGTAAGGCTGCCACGGAGCCTGTCTTCTCCTGA
- a CDS encoding heme-degrading domain-containing protein has protein sequence MTANPPDVTGFDPDSSDAQPEGSLEAQIARIEAEVRELQFPGFSLDDALNLGLLLVELGKERSLPIAIDIAKGEQVLFHVALPGATPDNGHWIRAKQRTALRYEAPSLLVGLRGRLGGGRIEDNAWFDQSRYAAHGGAFPIHVTGVGVVASVAVSGLPQLQDHELVVEALRDILGSALDE, from the coding sequence ATGACCGCCAATCCACCGGATGTGACCGGGTTCGATCCTGATTCCAGCGACGCCCAGCCGGAGGGCTCACTGGAGGCGCAGATTGCCCGCATCGAGGCGGAGGTCCGGGAGCTCCAGTTCCCCGGCTTCTCGCTGGACGATGCGTTGAACCTTGGCCTGCTCCTCGTTGAACTGGGCAAGGAGCGGTCGTTGCCCATCGCCATCGACATCGCCAAGGGTGAGCAGGTGCTGTTCCATGTCGCACTTCCTGGCGCCACGCCTGACAACGGCCACTGGATCCGGGCCAAGCAGCGCACTGCCCTCCGGTACGAGGCACCCTCCCTCCTGGTGGGACTGCGTGGCCGGCTGGGCGGCGGCCGGATCGAGGACAACGCCTGGTTCGACCAGTCCCGCTATGCGGCACACGGGGGCGCGTTTCCGATCCACGTCACGGGCGTTGGGGTGGTGGCTTCCGTGGCGGTGTCCGGACTGCCGCAGCTGCAGGACCACGAACTGGTGGTTGAGGCACTGCGCGACATCCTGGGGTCGGCGCTGGACGAGTAG
- a CDS encoding iron-containing redox enzyme family protein, whose amino-acid sequence MRIPDTRGPISSALFAALSKAPDAATPELDGLHWLVAGQVARTGDIIAGEDIQLSLFCLYELHYSGLDGVSDAWEWEPALIRVRRLIEEPFEAALRAAARQAAGDADLAAGIAMTSDAVADVLFGLASMDTGPSVSRFVARKASLEQLKEFLIHKSVYQLKEADPHTWAIPRLTGRAKAALVEIQADEYGGGRPERMHSALFARTMRGLGLDDRYGAYVDTIPAVSLASVNLMSLCGLNRRLRGAITGHLAIYEMTSSQPNRFYGNGFRRHGFAADVTHYFDEHVEADAVHEQIAGRDLAGGLVEAEPKLLADVLFGATAVMAIDGRVSAHLLSSWEAGETSLRAAVPAAA is encoded by the coding sequence ATGAGAATCCCGGACACCAGAGGCCCCATCAGCAGCGCCCTCTTTGCGGCCCTGTCCAAGGCCCCTGATGCAGCCACGCCCGAGCTGGACGGGCTGCATTGGCTGGTCGCGGGGCAGGTGGCCCGAACCGGTGACATCATCGCCGGCGAAGACATCCAGCTGTCCCTCTTTTGCCTCTACGAACTGCATTATTCGGGCCTGGACGGGGTCAGCGACGCCTGGGAGTGGGAACCTGCCCTGATCAGGGTCCGGCGCCTGATCGAGGAACCCTTCGAAGCCGCCCTTCGTGCCGCCGCACGCCAGGCCGCCGGTGATGCCGACCTGGCCGCCGGGATTGCCATGACCAGCGATGCCGTTGCCGACGTCCTTTTTGGCCTCGCCTCTATGGACACCGGTCCCAGCGTTTCCCGCTTTGTCGCACGGAAGGCAAGCCTGGAGCAGCTCAAAGAGTTCCTGATCCACAAGTCCGTGTACCAGTTGAAGGAAGCCGATCCACACACCTGGGCCATTCCGCGGCTCACCGGCCGGGCGAAGGCTGCCCTCGTGGAAATCCAGGCGGACGAATACGGCGGCGGCAGGCCGGAACGGATGCACAGCGCGCTGTTTGCCCGGACCATGCGCGGGCTGGGCCTGGACGACAGGTACGGCGCCTACGTCGACACCATCCCGGCCGTCTCCCTCGCATCCGTGAACCTCATGTCGCTGTGCGGCCTGAACCGGCGGCTCCGCGGGGCCATCACCGGACACCTGGCCATCTACGAAATGACCTCATCCCAGCCCAACCGTTTCTACGGCAACGGATTCCGCCGGCACGGTTTCGCCGCGGACGTCACCCACTACTTCGATGAGCATGTGGAGGCCGACGCCGTGCATGAGCAGATTGCCGGGCGGGACCTCGCCGGCGGCCTGGTTGAAGCCGAGCCGAAGCTCCTTGCGGACGTCCTGTTCG